From a single Leopardus geoffroyi isolate Oge1 chromosome E1, O.geoffroyi_Oge1_pat1.0, whole genome shotgun sequence genomic region:
- the P2RX1 gene encoding P2X purinoceptor 1 isoform X2, producing the protein MAQRLQDELSAFFFEYDTPRMVLVRNKKVGVVFRLIQFVVLVYVIGWVFVYEKGYQTSSGLISSVSVKLKGLAVTQLPGLGPQVWDVADYVFPAQGDSSFVIMTNFIATPRQVQGYCAEHPEGGICTNDTGCTPGKAERKAQGIRTGKCVAFNDTVQTCEIFGWCPVEVDDNVPRRNLVEEVDAAYMRTCLYHKALHPLCPVFKLGYVVQESGQNFSTLAEKGGVVGITIDWNCDLDWRIQHCKPIYEFHGLYEEKNLSPGFNFRFARHFVENGTNHRHLFKVFGIRFDILVDGKAGKFDIIPTMTTIGSGIGIFGVATVLCDLLLLHILPKRHYYKQKKFKYAEDMGPGAGEHDPAATSSTLGLQDNMKTS; encoded by the exons ATGGCACAGAGGCTCCAGGATGAGctgtctgctttcttctttgaGTATGACACTCCCCGAATGGTGCTTGTGCGCAACAAGAAGGTGGGCGTCGTCTTCCGCCTGATCCAGTTCGTGGTTCTGGTCTACGTCATCGG GTGGGTGTTTGTCTACGAGAAAGGCTACCAGACCTCAAGTGGCCTCATCAGCAGCGTGTCTGTGAAACTCAAGGGTCTGGCCGTGACACAGCTCCCAGGCCTGGGCCCCCAAGTCTGGGATGTAGCTGACTACGTCTTCCCAGCCCAG GGGGACAGCTCCTTTGTGATCATGACGAATTTCATTGCAACCCCCCGGCAGGTTCAAGGCTACTGTGCAGAG CACCCGGAAGGGGGCATATGCACAAATGACACTGGCTGCACCCcagggaaggcagaaaggaaggccCAAG GTATCCGCACAGGCAAGTGTGTGGCCTTCAACGACACTGTGCAGACATGTGAGATCTTTGGCTGGTGTCCCGTGGAGGTGGACGACAACGTCCCACG GCGCAACCTGGTGGAAGAGGTGGATGCGGCCTACATGAGGACCTGCCTCTATCACAAGGCCTTGCACCCACTGTGCCCCGTCTTCAAGCTTGGCTATGTGGTACAAGAGTCAGGACAGAATTTTAGCACCCTGGCTGAAAAG GGCGGCGTGGTAGGCATCACCATTGACTGGAACTGTGACCTGGACTGGCGGATACAGCACTGCAAGCCCATCTACGAGTTCCACGGACTGTATGAGGAGAAAAACCTGTCTCCAGGCTTCAATTTCAG GTTCGCCAGGCACTTCGTGGAAAACGGGACCAACCACCGGCACCTCTTCAAGGTGTTTGGGATTCGCTTTGACATTCTTGTGGATGGCAAG GCTGGGAAGTTTGACATCATCCCCACAATGACGACCATCGGCTCTGGGATTGGCATCTTTGGAGTG GCCACGGTTCTCTGTGACCTGCTGCTGCTCCACATCCTGCCCAAGAGGCACTACTACAAGCAGAAGAAGTTCAAGTATGCGGAGGACATGGGGCCGGGGGCG GGGGAGCATGACCCCGCGGCCACCAGCTCCACCCTGGGCCTGCAGGACAACATGAAGACATCCTGA
- the P2RX1 gene encoding P2X purinoceptor 1 isoform X1 — protein sequence MAQRLQDELSAFFFEYDTPRMVLVRNKKVGVVFRLIQFVVLVYVIGWVFVYEKGYQTSSGLISSVSVKLKGLAVTQLPGLGPQVWDVADYVFPAQGDSSFVIMTNFIATPRQVQGYCAEHPEGGICTNDTGCTPGKAERKAQGIRTGKCVAFNDTVQTCEIFGWCPVEVDDNVPRPALLQEAENFTLFIKNSISFPRFKVNRRNLVEEVDAAYMRTCLYHKALHPLCPVFKLGYVVQESGQNFSTLAEKGGVVGITIDWNCDLDWRIQHCKPIYEFHGLYEEKNLSPGFNFRFARHFVENGTNHRHLFKVFGIRFDILVDGKAGKFDIIPTMTTIGSGIGIFGVATVLCDLLLLHILPKRHYYKQKKFKYAEDMGPGAGEHDPAATSSTLGLQDNMKTS from the exons ATGGCACAGAGGCTCCAGGATGAGctgtctgctttcttctttgaGTATGACACTCCCCGAATGGTGCTTGTGCGCAACAAGAAGGTGGGCGTCGTCTTCCGCCTGATCCAGTTCGTGGTTCTGGTCTACGTCATCGG GTGGGTGTTTGTCTACGAGAAAGGCTACCAGACCTCAAGTGGCCTCATCAGCAGCGTGTCTGTGAAACTCAAGGGTCTGGCCGTGACACAGCTCCCAGGCCTGGGCCCCCAAGTCTGGGATGTAGCTGACTACGTCTTCCCAGCCCAG GGGGACAGCTCCTTTGTGATCATGACGAATTTCATTGCAACCCCCCGGCAGGTTCAAGGCTACTGTGCAGAG CACCCGGAAGGGGGCATATGCACAAATGACACTGGCTGCACCCcagggaaggcagaaaggaaggccCAAG GTATCCGCACAGGCAAGTGTGTGGCCTTCAACGACACTGTGCAGACATGTGAGATCTTTGGCTGGTGTCCCGTGGAGGTGGACGACAACGTCCCACG ccctgcccttcTCCAAGAAGCCGAGAACTTCACTCTCTTCATCAAGAACAGCATCAGCTTTCCACGCTTCAAGGTCAACAG GCGCAACCTGGTGGAAGAGGTGGATGCGGCCTACATGAGGACCTGCCTCTATCACAAGGCCTTGCACCCACTGTGCCCCGTCTTCAAGCTTGGCTATGTGGTACAAGAGTCAGGACAGAATTTTAGCACCCTGGCTGAAAAG GGCGGCGTGGTAGGCATCACCATTGACTGGAACTGTGACCTGGACTGGCGGATACAGCACTGCAAGCCCATCTACGAGTTCCACGGACTGTATGAGGAGAAAAACCTGTCTCCAGGCTTCAATTTCAG GTTCGCCAGGCACTTCGTGGAAAACGGGACCAACCACCGGCACCTCTTCAAGGTGTTTGGGATTCGCTTTGACATTCTTGTGGATGGCAAG GCTGGGAAGTTTGACATCATCCCCACAATGACGACCATCGGCTCTGGGATTGGCATCTTTGGAGTG GCCACGGTTCTCTGTGACCTGCTGCTGCTCCACATCCTGCCCAAGAGGCACTACTACAAGCAGAAGAAGTTCAAGTATGCGGAGGACATGGGGCCGGGGGCG GGGGAGCATGACCCCGCGGCCACCAGCTCCACCCTGGGCCTGCAGGACAACATGAAGACATCCTGA